GACCCCGTCATGCGACGGGGTGACAACCTGAATCTGACTCAGTCAAGATGCCCTAGCGCCGCGCTTGCAGCCCTTGCTTGATGGCGGCATTGAACGCCCGCACGGCAGCGGCGGGGCCTTCCGGCGCGCTCCACACGGCGGTGATGGCGGCGATGAAATCCGCCCCCGCACTCACCAGCGGGATGCAGTTTTGCGGCGTCAGCCCGCCAATAGCGACCGAAGGCACGGTGGTATAGGTCGACCACCAGGGCAATAAATCCGCCGCCGGGGTGCCATACATCGCCAGTTTTTCCGGGGCTTTCGATTGGGTCGGGTGATAGGCGCCAAAGGCGATATAATCCGCGCCGCCCTCACCTGCTTCCATCGCCAGATGGGCCGAATCATGGCAGCTGATGCCGATCACCTTATCCGCCCCGAGCTGCGCGCGCGCTTCCGCCAACGGCATATCTTCCTGCCCGAGATGCACCCCATCCGCCCCGAGCTCGAGCACGAGATCGACCCGGTCATTAATCAGAAACGCCACGTCATGCGCGTGGGCGATGGGCATCAACGCCGCCGTCGCGGCGCGGATGGCGTCGTCGCTGGCATCCTTCAACCGCAGCTGGAAGGCGCTGACATCGCCCGCGCTCAAGGCTTCATCCAGCGTGCGGGCGAAGGCTTCCGGCACCAGCGTTGGCGGCGAAATCAGGTAAAGGCGGCACAAATACGGTTCAGACATGGCGCGACTATAATAAGTTCCACCGCCCACGTCCAGCAGCGCACCATTATATTTCTTTGCGCATTCATTACCGTTTTTTTATGCGCGTGCAGCTATGGTCTCAGCATCCACAAGGAGGAGACTATGCGTAACTTATTACTCGCCCTGACGACCGGCATTCTCGCCGGGCAAGCCTTTAGCATCTACCGCGAAACCGCCGCCCGCTGCGCCAAACGCGAGCAGCGCCGGGAAGACCGGGTGGATGATACGATCGACGATTCCTTCCCGGCCAGTGATCCACCAAGCTGGACGCCCCTGAAACCGGGCGTCGCGAACCGTTAATAAAAAAGGCATGAAACAACCGTTTCATGCCTTTTTCTTGGCTGGAATGCACGCACGATGCATCCCACTACTTGTCATCCAATTGTCATACTTGAAAATGGCGCTGGTGTTATAATGTATCCATCATATTAATCAAAATAACACCGTGGGTAGCATAATGGAACCGATGAAACCGAATCATGCGCAAGAGTATCAAGGCCCGGGCAAAATGTGGTCGGCCTTTGGCGGCTGGGGCGTTGGCGGCCTGATTGGCGGGCTGGCCACGCTGCCATTCCGGTGGAACTCGATTAAGTCCATCTTTAAGGGCGAAATCGTCAAATCTACTGGGCTTTGGGTTGGCTCCAGCCTGCTGGTTTTAGCCAGTTCTACGGTCGGTGCTATTGTCGGCTGGAACAAAGGGAAAAACGGGCAGCAGCAATTCGAAAACACCCAAGCACAACTGGCCAATGCCGAGAATGAAAACACCCAACTGAAGCAAGTGATCGGCACTCAGGCGCAAACCCAAAAACGCTTCAGCGACACTGTGACCTCGCGCAGCGAACAAGGCAGCCATGCCGCTGCTGCAGAAGCCGATAAACAACAAGCAAGCGTCACTACCCCGACGCTATAAACTTAATCCACATGCATAAAAAGGGTATGAAGCAAACGCTTCATACCCTTTTTAGTGACACGGTCGCCGCCGCTTATTTGGCGGCTTTGTAGATCCCGACAATGTCGTTCAGCAGGCTCAGCGCTTCGTCGCGCGGGCGTTGGAAGGCGTTGCGGCCCATGATCGAGCCATCCGCACCGCCGGCGGCAATCTCTTGCACCTCGGCCAGCACTTCGGCAGTGGATTTCGCGCCGCCGCCGGAGAAAATGACCAAGCGACGGCCACCGAAGGTGGTCTGTTTGATATGTGCGATGCGCTCGGCGAGCGTGCCAATTGCAATTTTTTCTTTCTCGTAAACCTTCTTCGCTTCGGCCTGCTCAATGAACGCGGTCGGCGGTTTCACCTTGATGATATGCGCGCCGAGCAACGCCGCCATATGCGCCGCATAGGCCGTGATGTCGATCGCGGTTTCGCCGTCTTTGCTGAGGCCTGCGCCGCGCGGGTAGCTCCAGATCACCACCGCCATGCCGAGCGCTTTGGCTTCCGCCGCCATTTCGCGGATTTCTTCCATTTGCTCATATGCCTGATGGCTGCCGGGATAAATCGTGAAGCCAATCGCCGCGCAACCAAGGCGCAGCGCGTCACCCACCGTTGCGGTGACGGCCTGATCGGGCGCAGCGTCCTTGGCGACCAGCGAGTTGTTGCTGTTCACTTTCAGGATCAGCGGGATCGCCCCGGCAAAGGTGTCGGCACCCGCTTCCAGCATGCCCAGCGGCGCGGCGTAGGCGTTCAGCCCCGCATCGATCGCCAGTTTAAAATGATAGTGCGGGTCATAGGCCGAAGGATTCACCGCGAAGCTGCGCGCCGGGCCGTGCTCGAAGCCCTGATCGACCGGCAGGATCACCATGCGGCCGCTGCCGCCCAATTTGCCATGCATCAGCATGCGGGCAATGTTGCCCTTGGTGCCGGGATTGTCGGATTCATACCAGGAGAGAATTTCTTTAACCTTGCGGGTAAGTGCCATATGCGTGTGCCTCATGCGGGTGATGAAGGCCGGTTTAAGCATATTGCGCCGATGCGTCAAGCGTTTGGATAACGCGCCAGCACCTGTGCATCCACCGTTGCCGCTGCCGCGCGCAGCTGGGCCAGCATGGACTCGCTGGTCTCGCAGATAATGCTGCTAAACCCCAGCCGCAGCGCATCATGGGCGATGGCCGGGTCATCACCACAACACAGAGTGAAGGTGAATGCTTGCGGGAATTCGGCGCGCAACGCCGCCACCAAGGCGCGGTAATAATTCACGCCCGCATGGCAGGCGGCAAAGGGGGAGGAAACCAACGCGCTTGCGCCCGCAGCCAGCGCCGCGCGCGCATCCTCAAGCCCGTGCGCGCGCTGCATCGGTCGCCTGGGTGAGCAGCGCTTCGATGCCCGGCAGCGACTTGCCCTCCAGCCATTCGAGGAACGCGCCGCCCGCGGTCGAGAGGTAGCTCAGCTCGTTGGACAACCCGGCATGCGCCAGTGCTGCCACCGTGTCACCACCACCGGCAACCGAATGCAACTGCCCACGCCGCGAGGCCGCTGCCACCATCCGCGCGATCTGCACCGTGGTCGCATCGAACGGTGCGGTCTCGAACGCGCCGACCGGGCCATTCCACACCAGCGTTTTGCTAGCGGAAATCACTTCCTGCAGCGCCAGCAGCGAGCGTGGGCCCACATCGAGGATCATCCCATCCGCCGGAATATCATGCACATCGCATACGACCGAGGCCGCATGCGCTTTGAATTTTTTGGCCACCACCGCGTCGCTTGGCAGCAGGATGCGGCATTGCTGGCCTTCCGCCTGTTTCAAAATCGCGCGCGCGGTCGGTGCCATCTCGGCCTCGCACAGCGAGGTGCCGATCTGGATGCCTTGCGCGTACAGGAACGTATTCGCCATCGCCCCGCCGATCACCAGCGTATCGACCTTGGCCAGCAGGTTGCTCAGCAACTCCAGCTTGGTCGACACTTTCGAGCCGCCGACAATCGCCGTCAACGGGCGCGCCGGGTCGGCCAGCACGCTCGACAGGGCGTGCACCTCCTCCTCCATCAACCGGCCAGCGGCGGCGGGCAGATAGGGGTTGAGCCCGACAATCGACGCATGGGCGCGGTGCGAGCAGGAGAAGGCGTCGTTCACATACACATCGCCAAGCGTGGCCATGGCCTGGCCGAAGGCGGCATCGTTGGCCTCCTCCTCGGCGTGGAAGCGCAGGTTTTCCATCAAAATCACATCCCCGGCCTCGGCCCCTTCGACCGCTAGCCGCGCCGTGCTGCCGACGCAATCGGGCGAGAATTTCACCGGCCGGTCCCACAGGGCGGCCGACAGCGCATCCACCAGCGGCGCCAGCGAGAGGCCGGGGTCAAACCCCTTCGGGCGGCCCAGATGCGAGAGAATCACCACCTTGGCGTGGCGCTCCATCAAATATTGCAAGGTCGGAACGATCCGCGTGATCCGCGTGGCATCCGTCACCCGACCGGCCTGCATCGGCACGTTCAAATCCACCCGTACCAGCACGGTTTTTCCAGTAACATCAATGGATTCAAGGGTCGGCAGGGCGATGGTCATCAATTTCACCAAATTGTCACACTTTGTTAACCCCGCCGCTTGTATTATAGGCCCGTAACGAATGCAAGCACAGGGGATTAGAGGGCACTATGGACGAGAAAACACAGGACACAGCACCAGCCGAAGTCAATCCGTATGCGCCGTACGATCGCGCTTCAGTAGAGATGTCACACTGGATGCATGGCGGCCGCACCGAAAAACCAGCGAACAATACGGCACAAGAGGAGCAACCCGCAGCGTCACCCGCTCCGGTTATTCCACCTAAACCACGCATATTCGCTCGTTTCGACAAGAACCTGCGGCAACTGGAAAAGCATGTCACCACGCTGGGCGGCGCAATCGAAACCCCGCTGCAGCTTAGCGATAAAACCCGATCCGCGCTTGAAGGCTACCTGATTGCCGTTGCCTCCGGCGAAGCGTTTGCCCAAGTTGAAATAGAGCGCGCCCCTCTGGCTGCTATACAACGGGGAGAACAAATGGATGCCGCCAAGCTGGGAGTCGGCCTGGTAACAACCGATTATTCTCGGGCGGTACAAAATAGCTTTAAACATACGCTAACCAAACGCCTTGAGGCCCTTGCCCGCGACATCGTAAAAGAAAATAGTGTCAACGACATCAAAAAAGGGAATAGCGGCGAACAAATCATAGCAGAAAAATTGACAAAAACCTTGCTGGCGCTTGATGATAGAATCCCTCAACTGCGCGGGCTAAAATCGATACAAGCGGAGCTCAAAGTGCAGCTGGATGCGCTGCAGAACGAGGGGACAACTGACAGCCTGGATGCGGAGGATGTGGCCAACACACGGGCGTACATGGCCGCCCACCCCGACGAGCCGTTGATCGAGCACTACAGCGCGATGCTGGAGAAAAGCAGCGCGTGGTTGAAAGACGATAAAGCGAGGCACAAATCCTGGGTGAAACGTGGCGAGGACGCCCCCCGCACGAGCACCCCGACGCCCGGCTAGGGCTTACGCGCTCAGATGCGAGAGAACCACCACCTTGGCGTGGCGCCCCATCAAATAGTGCAAGGCCGGCACGTTCAAATCCACTCACACAAGCAGGTTCTTTCTAGTAATATCAATTGATTCAAGAGGCGGCAGGACGAGGATTATCAATTTCCCCCAATTGTCACACCCAGTTAACCATGCCGCTTGTATTATAGGCCCATAACAAATGTAAACACAGGAGATTTAGAGAACACTATGGACAAGAAAACACAGAGCATGGCACCCGCCGATGCCAATTCGGCTATCTTCACCCGCTTTGACGAGGCGCTGGAACAGCTGGCGAACGAGGTCAGCACCCTGCCCGACGGGACGGCACCGCTGAAGCTTAGCGATAAAACCCGATCCGAGCTTAAGGGCTACCTCATTGCCGTTGCCTCCGGCCAGCTATCCATCGGCATGGAGGATGAGCGTGCCCCCCGCCTCGCAGTGTTACCAAAAGAAGAACAGCAGCGCATGCGTGAAACACAGCAGCGCATGCAGCAGGAACAGCAGCGCTTCCAACAGCAGTACTTCAGCGCGGCGGAGAAAGGCTTTACACTGCAACTCTCCGAGCATCTTGCCGGTCTGGCACAGCGCATCGCCAAAGAGCAGCAGCTGCCCGATAGCGCGACGGCGCAATTGCGCGACACGCTCCTGAAGCTGAATAACAGAACACCGGAACTGGAAGACCTCAGCTCCCCGACACAGATAGCGCTGGAAGACCTCCGCTTAGCGCAGGCAGCGCTGAAAGCGCATCTAACGCCACAAACCGAGACCACGCCCGCAAGGGGGCACCGCGCCTTGGCTGCGGCTATCGAGGAGCCCCCGATCAACCAGCATTACCGCACCATGCTAAGCGACAGGACAGCCCATTGGCTGCACCATGGTGAAGTACCCACAAGCTGGGCGAAGAGCATCATCAGCCGCAACATGCAGCGGCAGGAGCAACTGCCGCGGCAGGAGCAGCGGGAGCAGCCGGATTTCGGCACCAACCACGGCGCGGGCTTTTCGAGATACAGCTAGCGTTTACGCGCCAAATCCAGCATCCGGCAGCTGAAGCCCCATTCATTATCATACCATGCGGCGACGCGCAGCAGATTGCTGCCCACGACGGCGGTGCCGGTGAGATCGACAATGGCGCTGGCGTTATCGTGGGTGAAATCGATCGATACCAGCGGCTCGGCGGAAACTTTCAGGATGCCTGCCATTGCACCCGCAGCGGCGGCGGTGAAGGCCTGATTGACCAGCTCTTTGGTCACCGGTTTGCTGGTGACGACCGTGAGATCGACCAGCGAAACATTCGGCACCGGCACGCGAATCGCGGTGCCGCTCAGCTTGCCTGCCAGCTCCGGCAGCACCAGGCCGATGGCCTGGGCCGCACCGGTTTTGCTCGGCACCATGCTGAGCGTGGCGGCGCGGGCGCGGCGGGGGTCTTTGTGGGACCCATCGACCAGGTTCTGATCGCCGGTGAAGGCATGCACCGTGGTCATGTATCCCGATTCAATACCAAAACTATCATTCAAAATTTTGGCGACCGGGGCGAGGCAGTTAGTGGTGCATGAGCCAACCGAGAAAACCGTATGTTCTGGCGTGATTTTTGCGCAGTTCACACCGCGGACAAAGGTCGGACAATCGTCACCTGCCGGGGCAGATATCAACACCCGCTTCGCGCCTTGGGCGAGGTGGACGGACGCCGCTTCCTTGCTGTTAAACGCGCCGGTGCATTCGAGCACGATATCGACACCAAGCTCCGCCCAGTTAATGTTCTTCGGATCACGCTCGTGGGTGACGGTGAACTTCCCGCGGCCCATGTCGATGCCCGCATCATCAAACGTAATTTTGTTTTGGAAGCGCCCGTGCACCGAGTCATATTGCAGCAGATGCGCATGGCTGGCGTTGCTTGCCGAACCGTTGGCGGCAACCAGCCGGATGTCGTCATAGCCCTCTTCCACTATCGCCCGTGCGACGCAGCGGCCGATGCGGCCCAACCCGTTAATGCCTACATTGATGGTCATGGTGACGCTCCTTTTGCCCGCGTTATAGCGGGTTATTGCGGCACGTCAAATGACGTTGCAGAAAGAATCGCGCAAAGCGGCAGCGGCCCATACAGATGGAGAAAATCCCCCGCCCGCGACCCGGATGACGATGGCTCCCAGCGCAAGGCCGCACCCAGCGCCGCGCTATCGACACTCAGCAGCACCAGATCGCGCTGCCCGGCGAAATATTTTTGTGCGGTTTCCGCCTGCTGCTGCTCGGTGGAAAAATGGATGTAGCCATCCGCCATATCCACCGGCATACCGGGAAACTCGCCGCTGCGCTGCGTTTCCTCCCACAGCGCGCGCGTGCAGATTTTATAGATCAGCATTTACTTGGAGGCCGCCGCCACAATCGCATCCACCGTGATGCCAAAACGCTTATACAGCTCCTCGGCGGGCGCACTCGCGCCGAAATGGGTCATGCCGATGAAGATGCCTTCGTCGCCCAGCAGTCTCTCCCAGCCCTGTTCGAGCGCGGCTTCCACCGCAATGCGGCGCACGCCCTCGCCCAGCACCTGCTTGCGATAGGCCGGGGTTTGCTGCGCGAACAGCTCCATGCATGGCACGGAGACCACGCGGGTGGCAATGCCGCGCGCTTCCAGCTGCGCCTGCGCCTCCACCGCCAGATGCACCTCGGAACCGGTCGCCATCAGCACCACGTTCGGTGCGCCATGTTTCGATTCACGCAAGATATATGCGCCTTTGGCAGATTGGTTCTCGGCCACGAAATCGCTGCGCAAATGCGGCAGCGCCTGACGGGTGAGCGCGAGGATGCTCGGTGCTTTGGGCGATGCAATCGCCAACTGCCAGCATTCGGCAGTTTCGGTCGCATCGCACGGGCGCATGACGAGCAGGTTGGGAATCACCCGCAGGCTGGCCAAATGCTCGACCGGCTGGTGGGTTGGGCCATCCTCGCCGACGCCGATGGAGTCGTGCGTCATCACATAAATCACCCGCTGTTCCATCAGCGCGCTGAGGCGGATGGCCGGGCGGCAGTAATCGGCAAACACGAGGAACGTGCCGCCATACGGGATGAAGCCGCCATGCAGCGCGATGCCGTTCATGGCCGAAGCCATCGCATGCTCGCGCACGCCGTAATAGAGGTAGCGGCCGGTGAAATCGCTCGGCGTGACCGGGGCCATCACCTTGCCTTTGGTGTTGTTGGAGCCGGTTAAATCCGCCGAGCCGCCAAGCAGGCTGGGCATCAACGGCGCCAGCACATCCAGCACGTTTTGCGACGAGGCGCGGGTAGCTTCCTTCGGCTGGCTGCTTGCAAGCTGCTGCTTGAACTGCTGCAGTGCCTGCGTCCATGCCTCGCCCAGATCGCCCGAGAGGCGGGTGCTGAAAGCGTCCGCATTGGCGGCGGCGGCGAAACGTTTTTCCCATGCGCCAAAGGCCTGCGCGCGGGTTTGCGCGGCGGCGCGCCAGGCATCCACAATCGGCGCCGGAATTTCGAACGGCGCATGCGGCCAAGCAAGGTTGCTGCGCGCGCCCTCGATTTCGCTCGTGCCAAGTGGCGAACCATGGCTGGAATTCTTGCCTGCCTTGGTCGGCGCGCCTTTGCCGATGACGGTGTTGCAGGCAATCAGCGTCGGCTTATCGCTCGCCTGTGCCCGCGCAATGGCGGCGCGGATGGCGGCGGCGTCATGCCCATCGATGGCATCGGTGTTCCAACCCAGCGCGGCGAAACGCGCGCATTGATCGTCCGACACGCTCAGGCTGGTCGGCCCGTCGATCGAAATCTGGTTATCGTCCCACAGCACGATCAGCTTGTTTAGCTTCAAATGGCCGGCAAGCGACGCCGCTTCGTGGCTAATGCCTTCCATCAAGCACCCGTCGCCGGCGATAACATAGGTATAGTGATCGACCAGCGCCGCACCGAATTCGGCGGCCTGCATCTTCTCGGCGAGCGCCATGCCGACAGCGTTGGCAATGCCCTGACCGAGCGGGCCGGTGGTGGTTTCGATGCCCGTCGCATGGCCGTATTCCGGGTGACCGGCGGTTTTGCTGCCCCATTGGCGGAAATTGCGGATCTCGTCGAGCGTCATATCCGGGTAGCCGGTGAGGTGGAGCAGCGCATATTGCAGCATCGACCCATGCCCGGCGGAGAGCACGAACCGGTCGCGATCCGGCCAGTGCGGATGGGTGGGATCGTAGCGCAAAAATTCGGTGAATAGCACCGTAGCAACATCCGCCATGCCCATCGGCATGCCGGGGTGGCCGGATTTGGCTTTTTCAACCGCATCCATCGCAAGGGCGCGGATGGCGTTGGCCATCTGATCGTGGGTGACGGTGTCGCTCATAGGTTTTTTCATCGCGTGCTGGTTCATGGCTCGTCCATACACGCCGATCCGCAGCCATGCAACTGCGATTCACATTCGCCCGCCTGCCGCAGTTATACACATGCCCACCCGCCCGGATTGCAATCGCCCGGACGATATGGTTACTTCGGTTCAGAAAACAAAAAACTACCACACATCGCTCACCCGTTAGCGAAAGATGAGGGCAGCATGACAAGCAACTCGAAAATCACTTTAAACGATGCGATCTCGTCGATGGAGCGCGCCTACCTGCGCCTTGAGGCCGCGGCCGATATTGCCGTGCACGAGCGCGCCCAATCCGCCGCCCAGCGCGAATCGGCACAGCATGAAATCAGCCAGTCCTGGCAGGCCCACAGCAGCCAGCTGGAAGCCTCGCTTGCCGATGTGACCTCGGAAAACCAGTTCCTCAAGGAAGATAACCTGCGCCTCGCCAACCAGCTGCAAACGCTGCAACGTGATTATCTCGGCCTGCAGGAAGCCGCCAACCACGCCGCCGGCCGGCTGGATGCCTCGGTCAAGCAGCTCGATCTGATTTTGGAGCATTGATATGTGGGACCTCCTGGAAATGCATTTCTATGCGGGGATTTCTAGGAATGCCCGCCCGCAGAACCGCAGCATAACAGCGCTATGTGAGGATTCGAGGACGGACATGACGACGAAATCACCCATAGAAATGTATTTATAGGGGGTCCCATGAGCCAGAAAACCGTCATCGCCCATGTTTATGGCAAGGAATATACCCTAGCCTGCGACACCGGTCAGGAACAGCATTTGATGGGCCTCGTCGCCCAGATTAACGAGCGCACCCAACGGCTTGAGAAGGCTGTCGGCAAACTGCCCGAGCCGCTGATGCTGCTCTATACCGCCCTCATGATCGCCGACGAAATGCACGACACCAGCCGCGACCATGCCCGCGCCAAAGACGAGCTGGCCCGCGCCCTGCGCCAGCTGGACGAAACCAGCGGCGACGACACCCGCCTGGCCGCCCTCGAAGACGAGGTCGCCGAGAGCCTGCACGCCATCGCCACCCGCATCGAGGGCCTGGCCGAAAAACTGAGCGCGTAAGCCATTTTCCGCCAAAAACCACACCGCCCTTGTGAAACCCGCCGCTTTGCTCTACATTAACCAGTGAATGGTACTGCCCGGTTGGTGAAGGTATTGTATTACTCCGGACCGACTATCCATCTCAGGGAGCTGTCCCTGCCTTGCACCCTTGGTGTAGGGTATACGGTGCCCACCTGTTCAAACGGGTCTCGAGAGAATCAAACTACCCACGGCCATGGTGGTATCATTCACTTCATGCTAGCGCGCAGCGCTGCATTCGTTTTTTGATTGGCGGCGTTGCCGCGTGGGGGGCGTCCCGCCCCCAGCTACCGCTCCCCCTCGTTCGCGCTTACGCGCTCCGGCTCCGCGCCGTCGCGCTGCGCGCGGCTAACTGCGGGCTATGCATTTTCTTTCCTGTTCCCTCGTGTCCCTCCACCCCCTCCACGTCATCCTGAACTTGTTTCAGGATCCATCGCGCGCAAGCGCCAGCAATATTGCCTGCCGCGCAGTGGGACCCCGGGGTGACAATGGCTACGGCGGCAATACTGACGAATAATCATAAACCGTCATCAAACTGTCACCGAACCACGCTAGGGAGGCTTTCCAAAAACAACAAAACGGAGAAGACGGGCATGAGCGACAACACAGCAAGATGGCAAACAGTGGTAAAAAGCGGTGGCGAAGGACTTGCCGGTCTGAAGGCGATACCCAGAAGCCATCTAATCGCCGCGAATGATGCCAAAAATCCCGGTAATCCCGTCATGCGCACGAACCGCAATCGCCGCAGAGACAGCGTTGAGCAAGGTCTGGACCCAGCGTTTCTGGCCCACGAAACCCGTGCAGTCAAGAAAGCCCGTGACACGTGGTCTGCGCGCGAAGAAGAAGCAAGACGTGATGCCTACAATCCCAACTTCGAGCGACCGCGCTAGTTGCACCGCCCGAAAAACCCGGCATACTGGTATTTATGAAAACCCATGCTTCCGATCGGGCGCTGGTGACGCAGAAGCGTAAGCTGCGCGAAACCATGCAGGCCAAACGCATGCAGATGCCGCACGCAGCACTGCTGCGCGCGAGTGAATCGGTGGCGCGCCATTATGCCGACCACCCCATCCTTGCCTTTGCTGCCAGCTTTGCGGGCTACCGCGCCATGCGCGGCGAGCTGGATGTGATGGAGATTTTCCGGCTGATGGAGCGCTTCCGCAAAGCCAGCGCCCTGCCCTGCATCACCGGCGATAAATCGCTCGTGTTTCGCACCTGGACGCTGGGCCAGCCACTCACCCGCCACGCGCTCGGCATGGAAGAACCGCTGGAGGGTGCACCGCTGATCCTGCCCGAGATCATCCTCGTGCCGCTGCTCGCCTTCGATGGCGAGGGCTACCGGCTGGGCTATGGCGGCGGCTATTACGACCGCACCATCGCCGCCTTGCGCGAGGCGGAGAAACCGCCGCTGTTCATCGGCGTCGGCTACAGCATGCAGGAAATCGAGCAAGTCCCCACCGGCGACTATGACGCGCCGCTGGATGGTATCCTGACCGAGCTGGGTGTAAGTATGTTTTAAGCACTCGAATCCCTCCCCCTATCGGGGGGAGGTTAGGTGGGGGGCCATCCCAGCGCGCAGACTCAAATGGAGGGGGAACACTTCGTGGCAGCCCCCCTCCCAACCTCCCCCCGATAGGGGGAGGGGTTTTAGTTTTCTATTGCCCACCCTCACCCCAGCACCTAGAAGCTAGCGAGGTGAACCAAGGGCGCTCGTATGAAAATCCTCTTCTGTGGTGATGTGGTCGGGCGCAGCGGGCGCGATGCGGTGAAGCGGTTTGTGCCGCTGCTGCGCAAGGAGCACGCGCTCGATGCGGTCATCGTCAATGTCGATAATGCGGCCGGTGGCTTTGGCATTGGCGGCGAAGCCCTGCGCGATTTCAAGGGCCACGGCATCGATGTGATGACCGGCGGCGACCATGTGTTCGACCAGAAAGACGCCCCTTCCCTGCTCGGCAACGAGCCCAATCTGCTGCGCCCGCACAACTTCCCGCCCAGCGTGCCGGGCACGGGCTGCAAGCTGTTCACCCTGCCAAACGGCAAAAAAATGCTGGTGCTGCACCTGCTCGGCCAAGTGTTCCATAAGGAATATCTCGACAGCCCCTTCACCTGCGCCGATGCGGCACTCGCACCCTATAAGCTCGGCCACACGGTCGATGCGATTTTTGTCGATATGCATGCCGAGGCAACATCCGAGAAACAGGCGATGGGCCATTTCCTCGATGGCCGTGTATCGGCCGTGATCGGCTCACACACCCATGTGCCCACCGCCGATGCGCGCATCCTGCCCGCTGGCACCGCCTATCAGACGGATGGCGGCATGTGCGGCGATTACAATTCCATCATCGGGTTCGAGCCGACCGGGCCAATGCAGAGCTTCCTTTCCAAACACCGCAAAGTGCGGATGGAACCGGCAAGCGGCAACGGCACGCTAAGCGGCGCGATCGTGGAACTGGGCAGTAACGGATTGGCAACGGCGATCACGCCGATTCAGCGCAGCTGATTAATCCTCGGCGTCGCTGGTCGCTTTAGCTTTGCGGGCGCGGGGTTTTTCGCTGGGGGTGCGGGCCTTGTCGAGACGGGCATTGGCGCCGTCCCAGACATAGGTGTTCACAATGGTTTTGGTGCCGGTGGTGACGATGTCGCCATTCGGCAATTGCAGCACATCGAACCCTTCCTTCAACGCGTCGTTGATGACGGAAGAGGAATGGCGCAGATATTCCGGATTCGCCATCAACTCGGCGAGCATGTTCTCGTCATCATGCGCGGCAGTGCGCGCGTCTTTGGTGACGTTGAGGGAATGAAACATCTTCGACTTATACGTCATCGGTAAAAACCTTTATCTATTGCTGATTATCCACGGTTGGATCGGCGAGTGTATCGGGATCGTCGTAAAGTTCGTATCGCAGGTAATTTAATGTCGCTTCTGTGCCCCTTCGGACACAACGGTGAATAAACAGTAAGGATTTAGTACCATAAAAATAGGTGAATACAACCCGGCCCCAGCGAATTTCACATAACTGTCATAAATCGCCCCAGCAAGGGCGGCGCACAAAAAAAGAGGCCCGAACGCTTACGCACCCGGGCCCAAGAAGGAGCTAGACGACTTAACATTCGAAGGTGCGCGGGGCCGGTCTAGATGCCCCGCGCGCCTATCTCATTAGATCTGGTTCAACTCGTTGAGCAGATCATCGGCGGTTTTAATCACCTTGGTATTGGCCTGATACGAACGCTGCGCGACGATGATTTCCGTCAGCTCGTTCGCCAGATCGACGTTGGACGCTTCA
This window of the Pseudomonadota bacterium genome carries:
- a CDS encoding DUF2671 domain-containing protein codes for the protein MTYKSKMFHSLNVTKDARTAAHDDENMLAELMANPEYLRHSSSVINDALKEGFDVLQLPNGDIVTTGTKTIVNTYVWDGANARLDKARTPSEKPRARKAKATSDAED
- the tkt gene encoding transketolase, which encodes MANAIRALAMDAVEKAKSGHPGMPMGMADVATVLFTEFLRYDPTHPHWPDRDRFVLSAGHGSMLQYALLHLTGYPDMTLDEIRNFRQWGSKTAGHPEYGHATGIETTTGPLGQGIANAVGMALAEKMQAAEFGAALVDHYTYVIAGDGCLMEGISHEAASLAGHLKLNKLIVLWDDNQISIDGPTSLSVSDDQCARFAALGWNTDAIDGHDAAAIRAAIARAQASDKPTLIACNTVIGKGAPTKAGKNSSHGSPLGTSEIEGARSNLAWPHAPFEIPAPIVDAWRAAAQTRAQAFGAWEKRFAAAANADAFSTRLSGDLGEAWTQALQQFKQQLASSQPKEATRASSQNVLDVLAPLMPSLLGGSADLTGSNNTKGKVMAPVTPSDFTGRYLYYGVREHAMASAMNGIALHGGFIPYGGTFLVFADYCRPAIRLSALMEQRVIYVMTHDSIGVGEDGPTHQPVEHLASLRVIPNLLVMRPCDATETAECWQLAIASPKAPSILALTRQALPHLRSDFVAENQSAKGAYILRESKHGAPNVVLMATGSEVHLAVEAQAQLEARGIATRVVSVPCMELFAQQTPAYRKQVLGEGVRRIAVEAALEQGWERLLGDEGIFIGMTHFGASAPAEELYKRFGITVDAIVAAASK
- a CDS encoding cell division protein ZapA — its product is MSQKTVIAHVYGKEYTLACDTGQEQHLMGLVAQINERTQRLEKAVGKLPEPLMLLYTALMIADEMHDTSRDHARAKDELARALRQLDETSGDDTRLAALEDEVAESLHAIATRIEGLAEKLSA
- a CDS encoding TIGR00282 family metallophosphoesterase, coding for MKILFCGDVVGRSGRDAVKRFVPLLRKEHALDAVIVNVDNAAGGFGIGGEALRDFKGHGIDVMTGGDHVFDQKDAPSLLGNEPNLLRPHNFPPSVPGTGCKLFTLPNGKKMLVLHLLGQVFHKEYLDSPFTCADAALAPYKLGHTVDAIFVDMHAEATSEKQAMGHFLDGRVSAVIGSHTHVPTADARILPAGTAYQTDGGMCGDYNSIIGFEPTGPMQSFLSKHRKVRMEPASGNGTLSGAIVELGSNGLATAITPIQRS
- a CDS encoding 5-formyltetrahydrofolate cyclo-ligase, with the translated sequence MKTHASDRALVTQKRKLRETMQAKRMQMPHAALLRASESVARHYADHPILAFAASFAGYRAMRGELDVMEIFRLMERFRKASALPCITGDKSLVFRTWTLGQPLTRHALGMEEPLEGAPLILPEIILVPLLAFDGEGYRLGYGGGYYDRTIAALREAEKPPLFIGVGYSMQEIEQVPTGDYDAPLDGILTELGVSMF